A region from the Campylobacter subantarcticus LMG 24377 genome encodes:
- the dsbD gene encoding protein-disulfide reductase DsbD — protein sequence MRFLAVFFIFLNLTFANNGVLSLSEAFKLNTHSNNQGIFLKINLADRIYLYKDQIKVELDSNDITSLLNFPQTQTRENKEVIFSQLELFIPQLLLDDFIKNNKAKLSLAYQGCSEDGLCYRPIYVNYELNKQNGIYAIKSTKNQFKKQNEDEQIANDLSTQNIFITLLTFFGYGLLLALTPCILPMIPILSSLIAMKLKDKPSKKHSFYLSFIYVFFMSLAYAIAGALVGLAGANVQGLLQQPWIIITFAGIFVLLSLSMFGLYELQLPLKFQNFINKKIEGKNGVFGIAVMGFLSALIVGPCVAAPLAGALLYITNSGDVFLGGLSLFVMSFGMGIPLLLIGLGGSFLKSGAWMLKIKIFFGFIMLIMAVWMLERILSANIILILYGIIGVFFASFMGLFDEAKTNFDKFKKASMILVLAYSLSLILGGSMGSKNLLKPLELNLTSKENSSNLNFKTIKNLKELEQELQNSTKPVMLEFTAAWCENCKLLEEYTFTDTKVQNLLANYTLLKADVTHNSQEDLALMKKFGVFGPPVIIFFNKSEEKGRIIGYVDANEFLNRVP from the coding sequence ATGCGTTTTTTAGCGGTATTTTTTATTTTTTTAAATTTAACCTTTGCCAACAATGGGGTATTATCTCTTAGTGAAGCCTTTAAACTCAATACTCACAGTAATAATCAAGGAATTTTTTTAAAAATCAATCTTGCAGATAGAATTTATCTTTATAAAGATCAAATCAAAGTAGAATTAGACTCTAATGATATTACTTCTTTATTAAATTTCCCACAAACTCAAACCAGAGAAAACAAAGAGGTGATTTTTAGCCAGCTTGAACTTTTTATACCTCAATTATTATTAGATGATTTTATTAAAAACAACAAAGCAAAACTTTCCCTAGCTTATCAAGGTTGTTCAGAAGATGGTTTATGCTATCGTCCTATATATGTAAATTATGAGCTTAATAAACAAAATGGAATTTATGCTATAAAATCAACTAAAAATCAATTTAAAAAGCAAAACGAAGATGAGCAAATTGCTAATGATTTAAGCACGCAAAATATATTTATTACGCTTTTAACTTTTTTTGGTTATGGCTTATTGCTAGCACTTACTCCTTGTATTTTACCAATGATACCTATTCTTTCATCATTAATCGCAATGAAACTCAAAGACAAACCATCTAAAAAACATAGCTTTTATTTATCTTTTATCTATGTCTTTTTTATGTCTTTAGCTTATGCCATAGCAGGTGCTTTAGTAGGGCTTGCAGGAGCTAATGTACAAGGTTTATTACAACAACCTTGGATTATCATTACTTTTGCGGGCATTTTTGTATTGCTTTCACTTTCTATGTTTGGACTTTATGAATTACAACTACCACTTAAATTTCAAAATTTTATCAATAAAAAAATAGAAGGCAAAAATGGAGTTTTTGGTATAGCTGTTATGGGTTTTTTATCAGCACTCATTGTAGGACCTTGTGTAGCAGCACCTTTAGCAGGAGCTTTACTTTATATTACTAATAGTGGTGATGTATTTTTGGGAGGACTTTCTTTATTTGTGATGAGTTTTGGTATGGGTATACCTTTACTTTTAATCGGTCTTGGCGGAAGCTTTTTAAAAAGTGGTGCATGGATGCTTAAGATAAAGATTTTCTTTGGTTTTATCATGCTCATTATGGCAGTTTGGATGCTTGAAAGAATACTTAGTGCAAATATCATTTTAATACTTTATGGAATTATAGGGGTATTTTTTGCTAGTTTTATGGGTTTATTTGATGAAGCTAAAACTAATTTTGACAAATTTAAAAAAGCAAGTATGATTTTAGTTTTAGCTTATAGTTTAAGTCTAATTTTAGGTGGCTCAATGGGTTCAAAAAACTTACTAAAACCTCTTGAACTTAACCTTACTTCAAAAGAAAATAGCTCTAATTTAAATTTCAAAACGATTAAAAATTTAAAAGAACTTGAGCAAGAATTACAAAATTCTACCAAACCGGTTATGCTTGAATTTACAGCCGCTTGGTGTGAAAACTGCAAACTCTTAGAAGAATATACTTTTACAGATACTAAAGTACAAAATTTGCTTGCTAATTACACACTTTTAAAAGCAGATGTAACACATAATAGCCAAGAAGATTTAGCTCTTATGAAAAAATTTGGAGTTTTTGGGCCTCCTGTGATAATATTTTTTAACAAAAGCGAAGAAAAAGGACGCATTATAGGCTATGTAGATGCAAATGAATTTTTAAATAGAGTTCCTTAA